A DNA window from Macadamia integrifolia cultivar HAES 741 chromosome 4, SCU_Mint_v3, whole genome shotgun sequence contains the following coding sequences:
- the LOC122076025 gene encoding alpha carbonic anhydrase 7-like isoform X2, with the protein MSQEVEDEREFDYMEGSSKGPEHWGEIHEEWKACNNGNMQSPIDLLHQRVEVVSELGKLKRDYKTANATLMNRGHDIMLEWEGDAGSIDINGTDYKLRQCHWHSPSEHTINGTRFAAELHMVHESSNLRFAVIGVLYKIGRPDPFLSELEEEINVLADTQNEITIGMVNPKHIKLGGRKYYRYVGSLTTPPCTEGVNWTIIKRVRTISAAQVKLLRRAVHDSAESNARPLQPLNDRVIELYEPKTSPENQKSPKHE; encoded by the exons ATGTCCCAAGAAGTTG AGGATGAGAGAGAATTTGATTATATGGAAGGGAGTAGTAAAGGACCAGAGCACTGGGGAGAAATTCATGAAGAATGGAAAGCTTGTAATAATGGAAATATGCAATCTCCCATCGACTTGTTGCATCAAAGGGTGGAAGTGGTGTCGGAATTGGGGAAGCTCAAAAGAGATTACAAGACTGCCAATGCAACTCTCATGAATAGGGGCCACGATATAATG CTTGAATGGGAAGGTGATGCTGGGTCAATTGACATCAATGGTACTGATTATAAGCTCCGGCAGTGCCACTGGCACTCTCCTTCCGAGCACACCATTAATGGCACGAG GTTTGCCGCAGAGCTGCATATGGTTCATGAAAGCTCAAATCTCAGGTTCGCGGTGATTGGAGTCCTTTACAAGATTGGGCGACCTGATCCCTTTCTCTCTGAG TTGGAGGAAGAAATAAATGTTCTAGCTGATACCCAAAACGAGATTACGATTGGGATGGTTAATCCAAAGCACATAAAGTTGGGTGGAAGGAAGTATTACAGATATGTGGGTTCTCTCACTACTCCTCCTTGCACAGAAGGTGTCAATTGGACTATTATTAAAAGG GTAAGGACCATTTCTGCAGCGCAAGTGAAGCTATTACGGAGGGCGGTTCATGAC TCTGCAGAATCGAATGCTAGACCATTACAACCACTGAATGATCGAGTGATTGAGCTCTATGAACCCAAGACTTCTCCAGAAAATCAGAAATCACCAAAGCATGAATGA
- the LOC122076025 gene encoding alpha carbonic anhydrase 7-like isoform X3: MEGSSKGPEHWGEIHEEWKACNNGNMQSPIDLLHQRVEVVSELGKLKRDYKTANATLMNRGHDIMLEWEGDAGSIDINGTDYKLRQCHWHSPSEHTINGTRFAAELHMVHESSNLRFAVIGVLYKIGRPDPFLSELEEEINVLADTQNEITIGMVNPKHIKLGGRKYYRYVGSLTTPPCTEGVNWTIIKRVRTISAAQVKLLRRAVHDSAESNARPLQPLNDRVIELYEPKTSPENQKSPKHE; this comes from the exons ATGGAAGGGAGTAGTAAAGGACCAGAGCACTGGGGAGAAATTCATGAAGAATGGAAAGCTTGTAATAATGGAAATATGCAATCTCCCATCGACTTGTTGCATCAAAGGGTGGAAGTGGTGTCGGAATTGGGGAAGCTCAAAAGAGATTACAAGACTGCCAATGCAACTCTCATGAATAGGGGCCACGATATAATG CTTGAATGGGAAGGTGATGCTGGGTCAATTGACATCAATGGTACTGATTATAAGCTCCGGCAGTGCCACTGGCACTCTCCTTCCGAGCACACCATTAATGGCACGAG GTTTGCCGCAGAGCTGCATATGGTTCATGAAAGCTCAAATCTCAGGTTCGCGGTGATTGGAGTCCTTTACAAGATTGGGCGACCTGATCCCTTTCTCTCTGAG TTGGAGGAAGAAATAAATGTTCTAGCTGATACCCAAAACGAGATTACGATTGGGATGGTTAATCCAAAGCACATAAAGTTGGGTGGAAGGAAGTATTACAGATATGTGGGTTCTCTCACTACTCCTCCTTGCACAGAAGGTGTCAATTGGACTATTATTAAAAGG GTAAGGACCATTTCTGCAGCGCAAGTGAAGCTATTACGGAGGGCGGTTCATGAC TCTGCAGAATCGAATGCTAGACCATTACAACCACTGAATGATCGAGTGATTGAGCTCTATGAACCCAAGACTTCTCCAGAAAATCAGAAATCACCAAAGCATGAATGA
- the LOC122076025 gene encoding alpha carbonic anhydrase 7-like isoform X1, with product MMKQLRTLIFSRITGLLLLFLILNLRSTMSQEVEDEREFDYMEGSSKGPEHWGEIHEEWKACNNGNMQSPIDLLHQRVEVVSELGKLKRDYKTANATLMNRGHDIMLEWEGDAGSIDINGTDYKLRQCHWHSPSEHTINGTRFAAELHMVHESSNLRFAVIGVLYKIGRPDPFLSELEEEINVLADTQNEITIGMVNPKHIKLGGRKYYRYVGSLTTPPCTEGVNWTIIKRVRTISAAQVKLLRRAVHDSAESNARPLQPLNDRVIELYEPKTSPENQKSPKHE from the exons ATGATGAAGCAACTACGCACACTCATCTTCTCTAGGATTACTGGGTTGCTCCTCCTATTTTTGATCTTGAATTTAAGATCCACCATGTCCCAAGAAGTTG AGGATGAGAGAGAATTTGATTATATGGAAGGGAGTAGTAAAGGACCAGAGCACTGGGGAGAAATTCATGAAGAATGGAAAGCTTGTAATAATGGAAATATGCAATCTCCCATCGACTTGTTGCATCAAAGGGTGGAAGTGGTGTCGGAATTGGGGAAGCTCAAAAGAGATTACAAGACTGCCAATGCAACTCTCATGAATAGGGGCCACGATATAATG CTTGAATGGGAAGGTGATGCTGGGTCAATTGACATCAATGGTACTGATTATAAGCTCCGGCAGTGCCACTGGCACTCTCCTTCCGAGCACACCATTAATGGCACGAG GTTTGCCGCAGAGCTGCATATGGTTCATGAAAGCTCAAATCTCAGGTTCGCGGTGATTGGAGTCCTTTACAAGATTGGGCGACCTGATCCCTTTCTCTCTGAG TTGGAGGAAGAAATAAATGTTCTAGCTGATACCCAAAACGAGATTACGATTGGGATGGTTAATCCAAAGCACATAAAGTTGGGTGGAAGGAAGTATTACAGATATGTGGGTTCTCTCACTACTCCTCCTTGCACAGAAGGTGTCAATTGGACTATTATTAAAAGG GTAAGGACCATTTCTGCAGCGCAAGTGAAGCTATTACGGAGGGCGGTTCATGAC TCTGCAGAATCGAATGCTAGACCATTACAACCACTGAATGATCGAGTGATTGAGCTCTATGAACCCAAGACTTCTCCAGAAAATCAGAAATCACCAAAGCATGAATGA